Below is a genomic region from Spartinivicinus marinus.
CATAAACAACAACTTGTGGTTTACCATAGATAATTTGCTGAACCTGAGCCTGGTCAATTAAATGAACGTTTTGTTGCAATGCTTTAGGTAAAAAAGTGACAGTCATGCTTTGCTTAGACTGGCGATTACAACCGCCTAAACAGACAATGCAGTCATTGGCTTTATGATTATGACACTGGTTTTGTCCTCGCCGTAGTGGTGCATACTTTAATTGGTTACTCTCAAAGCCTTTCGCATAGAGGTGAGCATTTCCATTCCAGTATTGTTTAGGAATTACTTCAAGTCTAAGATGTTGTTCGATTTGACAGTAATGCTGATTTAATTCTTGAGAGTTAAACCAACTGATGCCTGAATGCTGTTTAAAATTATCGATAGCTATTTGATCGAATCGATCAAGTAAGCATTGATTTACAACGGTGCCTCCACCAACTACTTTACCTCTTAAAAAGAGTAGGTTTGCCTGATGATTTAACTCCATACCACCTTGCCAGAATAGTCGACTGTTAGCGTGTAGTTCATTAGTAGGGTACTGACCTGCAGGGATATTTTTACCTGCTTCGAGTAAGCAGACACTTGCACCAGACTGGCTTAAAAAATAACTTAAGACACTACCCGCAGCACCAGTGCCAATAATGGCAAAGTCATATAGTTGATTCATGATAATATTGTTCTTATTTTTTTATCAGTTATAAAATTGTAAATTTGGCACTTTAGTTCAGTCAAAAAAATAAAGCTATCTTTAAATTTAGTCTGAATGGAATATCTTTTATGACAGTTTTATATAGTCTATTTATTCGTGATTGATTTTGAGGTGCTTGTAGCTTCATTTTCTAATCAATGGCCTCTCCCACAATTTTGGCTATCGTTTTAACCTTTCTTAAGTGGATATACAACTAAAACCACCTAACTAACCAGCTTCAACTGTCTTATCGGGTATAAGTGCTACTGAATTATTATTATTTTTATAAGGAGCTTGTTTGCATATTTTACATAGGGTGTAAAGTTTGTGCTGATAGTAAACGTAATACGTTGAAATAATTTAACTTTTTAGGGTTGGTACCTTACATGCAATAGAGGATGCACGTAGGCGGCTTGAAAAGCTATCGTTAATATCCTTGAGGGAAATCCTGATGAAGTTAAAATCCTTAGTTACAGCGACCTTATTAGCAGGCGGCATGGTTACATCACTCAGTACATCTGCTGCATTATTAACGTTTGATTTAATTGATGGTGGTGAATTTATAAATGCAGTGAATACCAATGGCGACCCTATTCCTGCAACTAATAGTACTAATGCAACTCAGACTATCAGTCGCATCTCATGGGGGGGGTCGAATGGTGACTCGAGTAGTTTAGAGTTAACTACTGAGAACCATGTGGAACTTAACTCAGCAGGTACTTCTGCTCTGTTATCAACCATTAAACATGTAAACAATCCAATCCCTGCACCAACCTTAGATTCTGGGCAAATTTATGGTGTTTTGGAAATGGATAGCATGGGTACTTTAAGCACAGCCCATTATAAATTACCAGGTAGTCCAACCTTGGCTGATGTGGCCAATGCGGTATTTACTGAGGCTGGTACGTCATTACCAGGAGGCGCTGATATCGATAATACCATTGCTAGTTTATTTAACTTCACTTTTATGGAAACACTAAACTTTCCAGGTGGTGATTGTGACTTTGGGTTGAATGGTGACTTGACTCCTCCTTGTGATGATAAATTTATGTCAACACTATTTGGTGGTATTCCAATTCCCATTCAAA
It encodes:
- a CDS encoding PEP-CTERM sorting domain-containing protein — translated: MKLKSLVTATLLAGGMVTSLSTSAALLTFDLIDGGEFINAVNTNGDPIPATNSTNATQTISRISWGGSNGDSSSLELTTENHVELNSAGTSALLSTIKHVNNPIPAPTLDSGQIYGVLEMDSMGTLSTAHYKLPGSPTLADVANAVFTEAGTSLPGGADIDNTIASLFNFTFMETLNFPGGDCDFGLNGDLTPPCDDKFMSTLFGGIPIPIQIKLLINSEAYMLTIFNTINDPTGDINNAILSVNGMAEFITDEENMTSLYTFAQLMYVPEPATLGILGLGLLGMASRRKMLS